The nucleotide sequence ATCACATAAGTCAAGATAAAAGTACATTATATCTTCTTCATAtggataaaaataataaaaggaaaTTAAACGAAAATGATACAACAACAAAATGTCCTGAGAAAAAgaaagtaaaaaaaaaaaaaaaattattcgATGATCTAAAAGATCTTGAAGAACTTTTTGGTGATAGCGATgaattaaaagaattagAACATGAATATgatcatattaatataaacGATACAGATTTAGATTtgttaaataaaaaagatatagaAACAAAACTCgaaaataaattatctatattggaaaaaaaaactccaaatttaaaaatttttcaagattataatttaaaattatatgattataaagtaagaagaaaagatgttaaaaaatcaaaaaaagaaaaagataaaattaAAGCAGCCTACGATAGTTTATGTAATAAGAGAAAAGAAGAATTTGTAGTAGCATTCAATGTTATATCATCgaaattaaaagaaatgtATCAAATGATAGCTATAGGAGGAGATGCAGAATTAGAAATTATTGATTCTTCagaaatatttaatgaaGGTATTTTGTTCTCTGTTAGACCTCCAAAAAAAAGTTGGAAACATATACAAAATTTATCAGGAGGAGAAAAAACACTAAGTTCATTAGCCTTAGTATTTGCTCTACATTATTTTAAACCAAATccaatttattttatggATGAAATTGATGCAGCACTtgattttaaaaatgtatcTATCATATCACATTATATTCAAACAAAAACAAGGAATGCTCAATTTATTGTTATCTCCTTAAGAAATCAAATGTTTGAACTGTGTGATCGTATGATCGGAATCTATAAAACTAATGATATCACCAAATGTATAACACTTAACCCTCATCAATGTACAATGCTCAATATCCCAAATATTAAACTAAAAAGAAAAACGAAAttggaaaaaaatataaaatatgaaaacACTGATGAAAATGAGCACCATTTAGCAATAACAAATGAAGTCTGAAATGTTAAGAAactattataaaaatggaataatatatatatatatatatatatatgtacatattatatatgtacgcatatgaaatatatatcaaatgaccttatttatatacttttttcttttttttttttttataataaatacgAGAAAGtgtatattaaaatattccTTTCTGTTTCATGTTTTTAACTTTCTTTTTCATGTTTTTAactttctttttcatatttttaactttctttttcatatttttaactttcttttttatgtttttaactttctttttctttttttataaaatcattatgctttaaaatatatacccctcaaatatatatatatatatatatatatatatatatatttttttttaatttgtcttttattttaataatttactTATAGTGTGTTTTGCtcattcttttttttatccgAAAAATATAACCTTTTACAATtacaattttattaatttatttttatttttattttaatttttccaTCAACAATctacaaataaataaaatatttatatatgtgtgcGCGCCTGTTATTATTTCTGTAAATGTATCtattcaaaatattttattaatatcacttaatttttaaccttatatttcatattaagaaatatttttgagAACAAAAACATAATGTCTCAAGATAACGTAAAATTAATGAATTACAATgatatcaaaaaaataggAAGGGGTTCGATTACATTTTATTAgatatatagatataaaaaaaaataataaagaaataatgttcaattgtttaatattactttttatttttgtattattttttattttttatttttttattttttattgtagagcataatttatatgaaacGGATGAACTCAATGAAGTACTATACTTGCATATGAAAGGGTTTCATAATATTGATGGTTTGGAtacttttataaatttaaagtgtttatttttaaataacaattgcataaaaaaaatagacAATTTAAATAACCTAGTTAATTTAAAAGCCTTgtataaaacaaaaaaatacaacatattcataaatgaaataaaatatatttttacagATACACattaatgtatataatatatatatatatatatatttttttttatatcttcatataaattttatttttacctGACTTGTTCAGATATTTGCAAAATAACGACATAAGTACCattgaaaatattacatGTACTTCTTTGGTGATTTTAAATTTatctaataataaaataaaaacacTTGACAATATTCAACATTTAAAATTGTTGCAaacattaaatatatcGAATAATTTGATTGAAAGTGTAAAAGTAATgccatatatattataataattcacCTTAGTGTGTATATGTgttaatgtatatatgtatgtatgtgtaggtttttttttttttttttttttttttttNNNNNNNNNNNNNNNNNNNNNNNNNNNNNNNNNNNNNNNNNNNNNNNNNNNNNNNNNNNNNNNNNNNNNNNNNNNNNNNNNNNNNNNNNNNNNNNNNNNNNNNNNNNNNNNNNNNNNNNNNNNNNNNNNNNNNNNNNNNNNNNNNNNNNNNNNNNNNNNNNNNNNNNNNNNNNNNNNNNNNNNNNNNNNNNNNNNNNNNNNNNNNNNNNNNNNNNNNNNNNNNNNNNNNNNNNNNNNNNNNNNNNNNNNNNNNNNNNNNNNNNNNNNNNNNNNNNNNNNNNNNNNNNNNNNNNNNNNtatatatgttaatttatttttcaagGACATAGAACAAATTAGCGTCCTGGAAAATCTTTCCCATTTAGATATATCTAATAATCTTATtcaatttaataataatatagaaaaacCAAATAATCACATACAGAACTTTACACATGATTGTAACAATGATCAATTTCTAATTGAAAATAGCGCTACAGAAATTGGAAAGGATTTTTTACAAGATAATGAAATTTGTTACATGCtgaatttttataataattttaatgatga is from Plasmodium reichenowi strain SY57 chromosome 5, whole genome shotgun sequence and encodes:
- a CDS encoding leucine-rich repeat protein; translated protein: MSQDNVKLMNYNDIKKIGREHNLYETDELNEVLYLHMKGFHNIDGLDTFINLKCLFLNNNCIKKIDNLNNLVNLKALYLQNNDISTIENITCTSLVILNLSNNKIKTLDNIQHLKLLQTLNISNNLIESVKDIEQISVLENLSHLDISNNLIQFNNNIEKPNNHIQNFTHDCNNDQFLIENSATEIGKDFLQDNEICYMLNFYNNFNDEINKEEICPSVKYHKNIKDMDELTKLKFYFLREFIIFIKKIKKLKTLFIKNNTFISQIRHVSKYVIANIPTLVFLDDKKIKKEDICLARIFLKKGIREENELKKIFEKKKMDKYKNLSQKYHSFLMNKKL